From one Rhodovulum sp. ES.010 genomic stretch:
- the ffh gene encoding signal recognition particle protein: MFESLSDRLSGVFDRLTKQGALSEDDVKTALREVRVALLEADVSLPVARSFVKSVQEKATGQEVTKSVTPGQQVVKIVHDELVNVLTGDGEPGALKIDNPPAPILMVGLQGGGKTTTTAKLAKRLKDVNGKRVLMASLDVNRPAAMEQLAILGRQIEVDTLPIVPGQKPVDIARRAKQQAAMGGYDVYMLDTAGRLSIDEELMAEVEAVRDVANPRETLLVVDGLTGQDAVHTAENFDDRIGISGVILTRMDGDGRGGAALSMRAVTGKPIKYVGLGEKLDAMEEFHPERIANRILGMGDIVSLVEKAQQTIEAEQAERMMKRFQKGQFNMNDLKMQLEQMLKMGGMEGIMGMMPGMGKMSKQMEDAGFDDSVLRRQIALINSMTKKERANPQILQASRKKRIAKGAGLEVPELNKLLKMHRQMSDMMKKLGKKGGRAMLKKAMGGMFGKGGMPDMGNMDQKALEDAARKMGMPGGGMPPGMGGGMDLPPGLGGMGGLGKKK, encoded by the coding sequence ATGTTCGAAAGTCTTTCAGATCGCCTGTCCGGCGTCTTCGACCGGCTGACCAAGCAGGGGGCGCTGAGCGAGGACGACGTCAAGACCGCGCTGCGCGAGGTGCGCGTGGCACTCCTGGAGGCGGACGTCTCGCTCCCCGTCGCGCGCAGCTTCGTCAAGTCGGTGCAGGAAAAGGCGACCGGGCAGGAGGTGACGAAATCGGTCACGCCGGGCCAGCAGGTCGTCAAGATCGTCCATGACGAACTGGTCAACGTGCTGACCGGCGACGGCGAGCCCGGCGCGCTGAAGATCGACAACCCGCCCGCGCCGATCCTGATGGTGGGCCTGCAGGGCGGCGGCAAGACGACGACCACCGCGAAACTCGCCAAACGGCTGAAGGACGTGAACGGCAAGCGGGTGCTCATGGCCTCGCTGGACGTCAACCGGCCCGCGGCGATGGAACAGCTCGCCATCCTCGGCCGCCAGATCGAGGTGGACACCCTCCCCATCGTGCCGGGGCAGAAGCCCGTCGACATCGCCAGGCGCGCCAAGCAGCAGGCGGCGATGGGCGGCTATGACGTCTACATGCTGGACACCGCCGGCCGGCTTTCCATCGACGAAGAGCTGATGGCCGAGGTCGAGGCGGTGCGCGACGTCGCCAACCCGCGCGAGACGCTGCTGGTGGTCGACGGGCTGACCGGCCAGGACGCGGTGCACACGGCCGAGAATTTCGACGACCGGATCGGCATCTCGGGCGTGATCCTCACCCGGATGGACGGCGACGGCCGGGGCGGTGCGGCGCTGTCGATGCGCGCGGTCACCGGCAAGCCGATCAAGTATGTCGGCCTGGGCGAAAAGCTCGACGCGATGGAGGAGTTCCATCCCGAGCGGATCGCGAACCGCATCCTCGGCATGGGCGACATCGTTTCGCTGGTGGAAAAGGCCCAGCAGACCATCGAGGCCGAACAGGCCGAGCGCATGATGAAGCGCTTCCAGAAGGGTCAGTTCAACATGAACGACCTGAAGATGCAGCTGGAACAGATGCTCAAGATGGGCGGCATGGAAGGCATCATGGGCATGATGCCCGGCATGGGCAAGATGTCCAAGCAGATGGAGGATGCGGGCTTCGACGATTCCGTCCTGCGCCGCCAGATCGCGCTCATCAACTCGATGACCAAGAAGGAACGCGCCAACCCGCAGATCCTCCAGGCCAGCCGCAAGAAGCGCATCGCCAAGGGGGCCGGGCTGGAGGTGCCGGAACTCAACAAGCTGCTCAAGATGCACCGGCAGATGTCGGACATGATGAAGAAGCTCGGCAAGAAGGGCGGCCGCGCCATGCTGAAAAAGGCGATGGGCGGCATGTTCGGCAAGGGCGGCATGCCCGACATGGGCAACATGGACCAGAAGGCGCTGGAGGATGCCGCGCGCAAGATGGGCATGCCCGGCGGCGGCATGCCGCCCGGCATGGGCGGCGGCATGGACCTGCCGCCGGGTCTTGGCGGCATGGGCGGGCTCGGCAAGAAGAAGTGA
- a CDS encoding FMN-dependent NADH-azoreductase codes for MPQTILRIDSSARREGSVSRALTDHIVAHLADDATNVVTRDLADGLPLLSADWIGANFTPEAERTDAQRAELALSDDLIADLRAADTVVIGLPVYNFGLPAVLKAWIDLVARAGVSFRYTEDGPEGLLGDRRVIVAAASGGTALGSEIDFASTHLRHVLAFLGLTDVTVIGADRLAVAGDASVEAAHRAVDALPRAA; via the coding sequence ATGCCCCAGACCATCCTGCGCATCGACAGCTCGGCCCGCCGCGAGGGCTCGGTCTCGCGCGCGCTGACCGACCACATCGTCGCGCATCTTGCCGATGACGCAACGAATGTCGTGACCCGCGACCTGGCCGACGGCCTGCCGTTGCTGAGCGCCGACTGGATCGGCGCGAATTTCACCCCCGAGGCCGAGCGGACCGACGCCCAGCGCGCCGAACTCGCGCTCTCGGACGACCTGATCGCCGACCTCAGGGCCGCCGACACCGTGGTGATCGGCCTGCCGGTCTACAATTTCGGGCTGCCCGCTGTGCTCAAGGCGTGGATCGACCTCGTGGCGCGGGCGGGGGTGAGCTTCCGCTATACCGAGGACGGGCCCGAAGGCCTTCTGGGCGACCGGCGCGTGATCGTCGCGGCCGCCTCGGGCGGCACCGCGCTCGGCTCCGAGATCGACTTCGCCTCGACCCACCTGCGCCATGTGCTGGCATTCCTCGGCCTGACCGACGTCACCGTGATCGGGGCCGACCGCCTGGCCGTCGCGGGCGACGCCTCGGTCGAGGCCGCGCATCGCGCGGTCGACGCGCTGCCCCGCGCCGCCTGA
- a CDS encoding LysR family transcriptional regulator: MENWDEVRTAYHVARLGTVSGAAEALGVHHATVIRHVDALETRLGVKLFQRHARGYTPTEAGEDLLQVAQVTAEQFGQLAGRLRGHGSAMTGELAVTTVDSLTPLLVPALARFQSDHPDLSVRLMADQRLYRLEYGEAHVAVRAGTRPDEPDNIVQQLYVQRCALFAHRAYVAAHGPLGDDLSAHRFVGPTDETHRAPFNRWLHANVPAGRITFRAGDGRAAVEAVQAGAGIGFVPVWRARELPDLVEMRPPRPDWDVTVWLVTHVDLHRTAKVQALTAALKSAAQDWP; the protein is encoded by the coding sequence CTGGAGAACTGGGACGAGGTGCGCACCGCCTATCACGTGGCCCGGCTGGGCACGGTGAGCGGTGCGGCAGAGGCGTTGGGCGTGCATCACGCGACCGTGATCCGCCATGTCGACGCGCTGGAGACCCGCCTCGGGGTCAAGCTGTTCCAGCGCCACGCGCGCGGCTACACCCCCACCGAGGCGGGCGAGGACCTGCTGCAGGTGGCCCAGGTCACCGCCGAGCAGTTCGGCCAGCTTGCCGGGCGCCTGCGCGGCCACGGGTCGGCGATGACCGGCGAGTTGGCGGTGACGACGGTTGACTCGCTGACACCGCTTCTGGTGCCGGCACTCGCCCGGTTCCAGTCCGACCATCCCGACCTGTCCGTGCGCCTGATGGCGGACCAACGCCTCTACCGCCTCGAATACGGCGAGGCGCATGTGGCGGTGCGGGCCGGCACCCGGCCGGACGAGCCCGACAACATCGTGCAACAGCTTTATGTCCAGCGCTGTGCGCTGTTCGCCCATCGCGCCTATGTCGCGGCACACGGGCCGCTGGGCGACGATCTCTCGGCGCATCGCTTCGTCGGGCCGACCGACGAGACGCATCGCGCGCCGTTCAACCGCTGGCTCCACGCCAACGTTCCGGCCGGGCGGATCACGTTCCGCGCGGGCGACGGGCGGGCGGCCGTCGAGGCGGTGCAGGCGGGGGCCGGGATCGGCTTCGTTCCGGTATGGCGCGCGCGCGAGTTGCCCGACCTGGTCGAAATGCGCCCGCCCCGGCCCGACTGGGACGTGACCGTCTGGCTCGTGACCCATGTGGACCTGCACCGCACGGCCAAGGTGCAGGCGCTGACCGCGGCGCTCAAGTCGGCGGCGCAGGACTGGCCGTGA
- a CDS encoding DMT family transporter, translated as MSEAARGHLAMLTFSALVAGSFSFGKTIANAIDPVALTALRFALAGVVIGAAAALGPGLGLHRFRAPWRFGVLGALFASYFVLMFEALKTAPPVSTAAIFTLTPLMSAGFGWLLLRQRTTARMGLALAIGATGALWVVFRGDPAALIALDIGRGEAIFFVAAACHAAYTPLVRKFNRGEPAVVFIFGMMMAALLLLGLYGWPAIGATDWAALPARVWWVTLYLAIFASAATFVLLQYAALRLPSAKVMAYTYLTPSWVIGWEIVLGNGAPRGLVLGGIALTGVALGLLLKDEG; from the coding sequence CTGTCCGAGGCCGCGCGCGGCCATCTTGCGATGCTGACCTTTTCGGCGCTGGTCGCCGGGTCTTTCAGCTTCGGCAAGACCATCGCCAACGCGATCGACCCGGTGGCGCTGACGGCGCTGCGCTTCGCGCTGGCGGGCGTGGTGATCGGGGCGGCCGCCGCGCTGGGCCCGGGCCTCGGGCTGCACCGCTTTCGCGCGCCGTGGCGGTTCGGGGTGCTCGGCGCGCTCTTCGCCAGCTATTTCGTGCTGATGTTCGAGGCGCTGAAGACGGCGCCCCCGGTCTCGACCGCGGCGATCTTCACGCTGACGCCGCTGATGTCGGCGGGGTTCGGCTGGCTGCTTCTGCGCCAGCGGACCACCGCGCGGATGGGGCTGGCGCTGGCCATCGGGGCCACGGGCGCGCTGTGGGTGGTGTTTCGCGGCGACCCGGCGGCGCTGATCGCGCTGGATATCGGGCGGGGGGAGGCGATCTTCTTCGTCGCCGCCGCCTGCCACGCCGCCTACACGCCGCTGGTGCGCAAGTTCAACCGCGGCGAACCCGCGGTCGTCTTCATCTTCGGGATGATGATGGCCGCGCTGCTGCTGCTGGGGCTGTATGGCTGGCCCGCGATCGGCGCGACCGACTGGGCGGCGCTGCCGGCGCGGGTGTGGTGGGTGACGCTTTACCTGGCGATCTTCGCCAGCGCGGCGACCTTCGTGCTGCTGCAATACGCGGCGCTGCGGCTGCCCTCGGCCAAGGTGATGGCCTACACCTACCTGACGCCGAGCTGGGTGATCGGCTGGGAGATCGTGCTGGGCAACGGTGCGCCGCGCGGCCTGGTGCTGGGCGGAATCGCGCTGACGGGGGTGGCGCTCGGGCTGTTGCTGAAGGACGAGGGCTAG
- a CDS encoding helix-turn-helix transcriptional regulator, protein MDDQLDTVFAALADPTRRAILAMLLEDDMAVTDVAEPFDMSLAAVSKHLAILGRAGLISQEKRGRVKWCKLEPDALRDASIWMQGFGQFEAVNLDAFERFLEVELAETPPSPRP, encoded by the coding sequence ATGGACGACCAACTCGATACCGTCTTCGCGGCGCTGGCCGATCCGACGCGGCGCGCGATCCTGGCGATGCTCCTTGAGGACGACATGGCGGTGACCGACGTGGCCGAGCCGTTCGACATGTCGCTCGCCGCGGTTTCCAAGCATCTGGCGATCCTGGGCCGGGCGGGCCTGATCAGCCAGGAAAAGCGCGGCCGGGTCAAGTGGTGCAAGCTCGAACCCGACGCGCTGCGCGACGCCTCGATCTGGATGCAGGGCTTCGGCCAGTTCGAAGCCGTGAATCTCGATGCGTTCGAGCGGTTCCTGGAGGTCGAGCTGGCGGAGACGCCGCCAAGCCCGCGCCCCTAG
- a CDS encoding AtpZ/AtpI family protein, translating into MIDPEERERLERLEARIKALKKAEAGEPATRHQDEHYSQAHLAWRMVIELVAGLGIGFGIGYTLDLWLGTMPIFLVLFILLGLAAGIRVMLRSAQEVQRQQAAQAAEDEKRD; encoded by the coding sequence ATGATCGATCCGGAAGAACGGGAGCGGCTGGAGCGGCTCGAAGCCCGGATCAAGGCCCTCAAGAAGGCCGAGGCCGGGGAGCCAGCGACGCGCCACCAGGACGAGCATTATTCCCAGGCCCACCTTGCCTGGCGGATGGTGATCGAGCTTGTCGCCGGTCTGGGGATCGGCTTCGGCATCGGGTATACGCTGGACCTCTGGCTGGGGACCATGCCGATCTTCCTGGTGCTGTTCATATTGCTGGGCCTCGCCGCCGGCATCCGCGTGATGCTGCGCTCGGCGCAGGAGGTGCAGCGGCAACAGGCGGCCCAGGCGGCCGAGGACGAGAAGAGGGATTGA
- a CDS encoding F0F1 ATP synthase subunit A: MASEEATGGLQIHPMDQFIITPLFGGDTVHWYTPTNATLWMGLAVLCVVGLLVIGTRGRAIVPSRMQSIAELAYGFVYKMVEDIAGKDGLKYFPYIMTLFMFIVFANFLGLIPTAFTTTSHIAVTATMALAVFFAVTILGFVKHGAGFLRLFWIEQAPLALRPILAIIEVISYFVRPVSHSIRLAGNMMAGHAVIKVFAGFAGVLGIGAVFPLAAITAVYALETLVSFIQAYVFAILTCVYLRDALHPHH; the protein is encoded by the coding sequence GTGGCGAGCGAAGAAGCGACCGGCGGCCTCCAGATCCACCCGATGGACCAGTTCATCATCACGCCCCTCTTCGGCGGCGACACCGTGCACTGGTACACCCCCACCAACGCGACGCTCTGGATGGGGCTTGCGGTGCTCTGCGTGGTCGGGCTTCTGGTGATCGGCACCCGCGGGCGCGCCATCGTGCCCTCGCGGATGCAGTCGATCGCCGAGCTGGCCTACGGCTTCGTCTACAAGATGGTCGAGGACATCGCGGGCAAGGACGGCCTGAAGTACTTCCCCTACATCATGACGCTGTTCATGTTCATCGTCTTCGCCAACTTCCTCGGGCTGATCCCGACCGCGTTCACCACGACCTCGCATATCGCGGTGACGGCGACCATGGCGCTGGCGGTGTTCTTCGCCGTCACCATCCTGGGCTTCGTCAAGCATGGCGCGGGCTTCCTGCGGCTGTTCTGGATCGAGCAGGCACCGCTGGCCCTGCGCCCGATCCTGGCGATCATCGAGGTGATTTCCTACTTCGTGCGGCCGGTCAGCCACTCGATCCGACTTGCCGGCAACATGATGGCCGGCCACGCTGTGATCAAAGTGTTCGCGGGCTTCGCCGGCGTGCTGGGCATCGGTGCGGTTTTCCCGCTGGCCGCGATCACCGCCGTCTACGCGCTGGAGACGCTGGTCTCGTTCATCCAGGCCTACGTCTTCGCGATCCTCACCTGCGTCTATCTGCGCGATGCGCTGCATCCGCACCACTGA
- a CDS encoding F0F1 ATP synthase subunit C: MEGDIVQMGAYIGAGLACTGMGGAAVGVGHVVGNYISGALRNPSAAASQTATMFIGIAFAEALGIFSFLVALLLMFAV, translated from the coding sequence ATGGAAGGCGATATCGTTCAAATGGGCGCCTACATCGGGGCCGGTCTTGCATGCACCGGCATGGGCGGCGCCGCCGTCGGTGTGGGCCACGTGGTCGGCAACTACATCTCGGGCGCGCTGCGCAACCCCTCGGCGGCCGCCTCGCAGACCGCCACCATGTTCATCGGTATCGCGTTCGCCGAAGCGCTGGGGATCTTCTCGTTCCTCGTCGCGCTGCTGCTGATGTTCGCCGTCTAA
- a CDS encoding F0F1 ATP synthase subunit B': protein MATETNVAEGAAHGGGEAVGMPQLDFSTFPNQIFWLVVTLFVIYFVLSRIALPRIGAVLAERQGTISNDIAAAEEYKLKAKEAEKAYEKALADARAEAQRIVAETKAEIRADLDAATAKADAEIAARSAEAEKQIAEIRANAMENVTEVARATAADVVEAMGFKAEAPTVTAAVDAKLKG, encoded by the coding sequence ATGGCAACAGAAACGAATGTCGCGGAAGGCGCCGCGCACGGCGGGGGCGAAGCGGTCGGCATGCCGCAGCTCGACTTCTCGACCTTCCCGAACCAGATCTTCTGGCTCGTCGTCACGCTTTTCGTGATCTACTTCGTGCTGTCGCGCATCGCGCTGCCGCGCATCGGCGCGGTCCTGGCCGAGCGGCAGGGCACGATCTCGAACGACATCGCCGCGGCCGAAGAATACAAGCTCAAGGCCAAGGAGGCCGAGAAGGCCTATGAAAAGGCGCTGGCCGATGCCCGCGCCGAGGCGCAGCGGATCGTCGCCGAGACCAAGGCCGAGATCCGGGCCGACCTCGACGCCGCCACCGCCAAGGCTGATGCGGAAATCGCCGCGCGCTCGGCCGAGGCCGAGAAGCAGATCGCCGAGATCCGGGCGAACGCGATGGAAAACGTGACCGAAGTGGCCCGCGCGACCGCCGCCGACGTGGTCGAGGCGATGGGCTTCAAGGCCGAGGCCCCGACCGTCACCGCGGCGGTCGACGCCAAGCTGAAAGGATAG